A genome region from Akkermansiaceae bacterium includes the following:
- a CDS encoding DNA-3-methyladenine glycosylase I, whose translation MKRCPWVPEDKPLYIEYHDTEWGVPSRDPRHLFEMICLEGAQAGLSWWIILQKREHYREVFGNFDPERCARMTDAQLEKLALDPGIIRHRGKILSVRANARAWLELDDPVGFLWSFAPTAGKRKRPKSIADYPVTTPESVAMAKALRKAGFNFVGPSIVYAFMQATGMVDDHSADCVRPNFKSQVSAIK comes from the coding sequence ATGAAACGCTGCCCGTGGGTGCCGGAAGACAAGCCGCTTTACATCGAATACCACGACACCGAATGGGGCGTTCCCTCGCGGGATCCCCGCCATCTTTTCGAGATGATCTGCCTGGAGGGTGCGCAAGCCGGTCTCTCGTGGTGGATCATTTTGCAAAAGCGCGAGCACTACCGCGAGGTCTTCGGGAATTTCGATCCCGAGCGCTGCGCCCGCATGACCGATGCGCAGCTGGAAAAGCTGGCGCTCGATCCCGGCATCATCCGCCACCGGGGGAAGATCCTTTCCGTCCGCGCAAACGCCCGCGCTTGGCTGGAGCTCGATGACCCCGTCGGTTTCCTCTGGTCCTTCGCCCCCACCGCAGGGAAACGGAAACGCCCCAAGTCCATCGCCGACTACCCGGTCACCACCCCGGAGTCCGTTGCCATGGCCAAGGCGCTGCGGAAGGCCGGGTTCAATTTCGTCGGCCCGTCCATCGTGTATGCCTTCATGCAGGCGACAGGGATGGTTGATGATCATTCTGCGGATTGCGTCCGGCCGAATTTCAAATCACAGGTTTCGGCCATCAAGTGA
- a CDS encoding efflux transporter outer membrane subunit, producing MKTTPTMAAAMFLAGCAAISPGSRMGDAGAPGSWAATKEARAGIDRNWIGKIGGSELRGLVDEAISNNPDMKAAAARVEKAGAEAKIAGAGRLPGLGLGGDSRRNKQNFIGFPFGGPGGGVPSSINNQFGVNLNSAWEIDVWGRAKAGQEAAIADAEARAYEYAAARVSLAGQVTKAWLALGEANEQVALAEKALQASAVLADAVRERFERAIAEEGGTASQVRLTESERATRTAALAERKQERERVLRQLEILMGKYPSGQLAAGARLPLFPGATPSGLPSELLLRRPDVLAAERMLASSGRRLKQAKLARFPSLSLTGSAGTATEGIGDVLQSDFGVWSIGGSLTQPLFEGGRISGGIAKAQAEDSEEAAKLQKTVLGAFGEVEQALVAEAFLGQREQAAKDAARLAKEAAERAGEEYSVGTTDVLTLIEATARMIDSASQHAAIRRLRLDNRVDLHLALGGDFRAAK from the coding sequence ATGAAAACAACACCTACGATGGCCGCCGCAATGTTTCTGGCTGGCTGTGCAGCCATCTCCCCCGGAAGCCGGATGGGCGATGCCGGCGCCCCGGGATCATGGGCTGCCACGAAAGAGGCGCGCGCGGGGATAGACCGGAACTGGATCGGGAAAATCGGCGGTTCGGAGCTGCGCGGGCTGGTGGATGAGGCCATTTCCAACAACCCCGACATGAAGGCCGCGGCGGCGCGGGTGGAGAAGGCGGGGGCGGAGGCGAAGATCGCGGGCGCCGGACGCTTGCCGGGTCTCGGGCTGGGCGGAGACTCCAGGCGAAACAAACAGAATTTCATCGGCTTCCCGTTCGGCGGCCCCGGCGGCGGTGTGCCGTCCAGCATCAACAACCAATTCGGGGTGAACCTCAACTCTGCATGGGAGATCGATGTATGGGGCCGGGCAAAGGCCGGGCAGGAGGCGGCGATCGCCGATGCCGAGGCACGGGCCTATGAATACGCGGCGGCGCGGGTATCTCTGGCCGGACAGGTGACCAAGGCATGGCTGGCACTCGGCGAGGCCAACGAACAGGTCGCGCTTGCGGAAAAAGCGCTCCAGGCATCTGCCGTGCTGGCGGATGCGGTGCGGGAAAGGTTCGAGCGGGCCATCGCGGAGGAGGGCGGCACCGCATCCCAGGTGCGGCTCACCGAATCCGAGCGCGCGACCCGCACGGCAGCGCTTGCGGAACGCAAGCAGGAGCGCGAAAGGGTGCTGCGGCAACTGGAAATCCTGATGGGGAAATACCCTTCCGGACAGCTTGCGGCGGGAGCCAGGCTGCCGCTGTTTCCCGGTGCAACCCCATCCGGCCTGCCCTCGGAGCTGCTTTTGCGCAGGCCTGATGTGCTGGCGGCGGAACGGATGCTGGCCTCCTCCGGGCGCCGCCTGAAACAGGCGAAGCTGGCGCGCTTCCCGAGCCTCAGCCTCACCGGCTCCGCAGGGACGGCCACCGAAGGGATCGGCGATGTGCTGCAAAGCGACTTCGGCGTGTGGTCCATCGGCGGCAGCCTGACCCAGCCGCTTTTCGAGGGCGGCAGGATCTCGGGTGGCATTGCCAAGGCGCAGGCGGAGGACTCCGAGGAGGCCGCAAAACTCCAGAAGACCGTGCTCGGCGCCTTCGGCGAGGTTGAGCAGGCACTCGTTGCGGAGGCTTTCCTGGGCCAGCGCGAACAGGCGGCGAAGGATGCGGCCAGGCTCGCCAAAGAGGCGGCGGAGCGTGCCGGCGAGGAGTATTCCGTAGGCACCACGGATGTTCTCACCCTCATCGAGGCTACCGCGAGGATGATCGATTCCGCCAGCCAACATGCGGCGATACGCCGCCTGCGCCTCGACAACCGCGTGGACCTGCACCTCGCCCTCGGTGGGGATTTCCGCGCGGCGAAGTAG
- a CDS encoding efflux RND transporter periplasmic adaptor subunit gives MNEKLEQERKIQVRAVLSFVLILGILGITVLGIILLVINKRVAKEEDKERIVPAVVIADVQTADYPVRLKTQGVVESTRETKLAAEVAGRVMEISPGLKRGGVVKQGERLVQIDPSDYRSALANAEVGLADAELALEQERARVEQAKLDWDKLGNGAPTSPLVLRAPQLAAAEAKAASAREQAARARRDVERTEIATPFDAGIRMVGVEVGAVVAPGTVVAELYASSELEVRLPLGLGDFGFLARDENGEVRGEVVLTGKIGIREYSWKAVPVRVDPEIDRKTLSASVVVKVLPAERKEFPLPPVGLFVQADLEGQTLPDVTEIPRRGLLEGNRVIIVDKSRKISFRDVEIVRLTEETAVINHGLSDGDRVVLTRLSAPVVGMEVEIEEPANQGIE, from the coding sequence GTGAACGAAAAACTGGAGCAGGAGCGGAAAATTCAGGTGCGGGCCGTCCTGTCCTTCGTCCTCATCCTGGGGATTCTGGGGATCACGGTCCTTGGCATCATTCTGCTTGTCATCAACAAGCGTGTCGCCAAGGAGGAGGACAAGGAGCGCATCGTCCCCGCCGTGGTCATCGCAGACGTGCAAACGGCGGACTACCCCGTGCGCCTGAAAACCCAGGGCGTCGTCGAGAGCACCCGGGAGACGAAACTCGCCGCCGAGGTCGCCGGACGGGTGATGGAGATTTCCCCGGGCCTGAAGCGCGGAGGGGTCGTGAAACAAGGCGAACGCCTCGTGCAGATCGATCCTTCCGACTACCGCTCCGCGCTCGCCAACGCCGAGGTCGGCCTGGCCGATGCTGAGCTCGCGCTCGAGCAGGAGCGCGCCCGCGTGGAGCAGGCGAAGCTCGACTGGGACAAGCTCGGCAACGGCGCACCTACGAGCCCTCTGGTGCTTCGCGCGCCGCAGCTCGCCGCCGCCGAGGCGAAGGCCGCCTCCGCCCGCGAGCAGGCCGCCCGCGCGCGCCGCGACGTGGAGCGGACGGAGATCGCCACGCCCTTCGATGCGGGCATCCGCATGGTCGGCGTTGAGGTCGGGGCGGTGGTCGCTCCCGGCACGGTGGTTGCCGAGCTCTACGCCAGCAGCGAACTCGAAGTCCGCCTCCCGCTCGGCCTCGGGGACTTCGGTTTCCTTGCCCGGGATGAAAACGGGGAAGTCCGTGGCGAGGTGGTGCTAACCGGGAAAATCGGGATCAGGGAATACTCCTGGAAGGCCGTCCCGGTGCGCGTCGATCCCGAGATCGATCGCAAGACCCTTTCCGCAAGCGTGGTCGTGAAAGTCCTCCCCGCAGAGCGCAAGGAGTTCCCTCTGCCTCCGGTCGGGCTGTTCGTGCAAGCGGATCTCGAAGGCCAAACACTTCCCGATGTCACCGAGATCCCGCGCCGGGGATTGCTCGAAGGCAACCGCGTCATCATCGTGGACAAATCCCGGAAAATCAGCTTCCGCGACGTGGAAATCGTCCGCCTCACCGAGGAAACAGCCGTGATCAACCATGGACTTTCGGACGGTGACCGCGTTGTGCTGACCCGCCTTTCCGCACCCGTCGTGGGCATGGAGGTCGAGATCGAGGAACCCGCCAACCAGGGCATCGAATGA
- a CDS encoding efflux RND transporter permease subunit, with protein MNALKWFTRNHVAGNFIMLVVLLAGFTTWFKLKKEIFPDIAIDAVNVSIPYPNATPEETERGVVIPVEEAIADLQGIKKIRGTGSQNIGSVLVEVETGYNVRSVMSDVKSRVDAIDNFPEEAETPVLEEILIKNPVMSITLTADTDEATMRKLAEQVRDDLLTYEAPAASSLPTFFARAFGGAPRISQVEIAGTRPYEISIEVSEEKLRKLGLKLSDIAMAVRGSTLDLPGGSVRTERGEVILRALGKRYEASELAGVPVTTLPDGSAVLLGDVAVLVDGFEDIDISSRFDGKNAVVINVFRVGSEDTLALSELVRKYVAESKQRLPEGVTLSIWNDQSVYLLGRLDLLKRNAITGLILVLAVLTLFLRPSLALLVAIGIPISFAGGIWLMPYMGISINMISLFAFILVLGIVVDDAIVTGENVYHRIQQGEHPSIAAWKGTSEVGTIVVFGVLTTMVAFTPMLGLSGVSGKIWPNIPLVVIPTLLFSLLQSKFVLPAHLALLSPRDRSEKPRSRFFLRRWLHGLLALQRKIADGLELFVEKVYQPSLGFSLKWRYVTAATFLSVLVLTLAVVATGQIQFRFFPDVEGDILSAKVELTQGVPFAETEKTVERIEAAALDLSEKHQTKSGGDILRHVLTSAGTQPFQTGVAVGGPPSATHIGEVTLELAAADDRSASSEELVAEWRKLVGTLPGVVELTIQAETANSGNAIDVNLTGPSLEKLMEATEFAKKGLEGFSGVIDISDSNRAGKDELRFDKLTPAGRAMGFRLEDVASQVRDAFYGNEVQRLQRGRDEVKVMVRFPKDDRRTLESLETMKIRTPQGDEVPLLQIVTLEPGRGPAVINRTDRQRSIKITADVEPGVNANEVVAAFTEKILSEIPRRFPGVRATFEGEQKDQNDSVREIGIGFLASLVGMYVLIAIPLRSYLQPLIIMSVIPFGLVGAIWGHALLGMSLSIMSMCGLVALAGVVVNDSLVMVDYVNRHRGESATLREAAIAAGGRRFRAILLTSLTTFVGIMPMILETDVQAKFLVPMAVSLAFGILFATVITLYLVPGIYLILEDVKNLPQRIRKIVHRA; from the coding sequence ATGAACGCGCTCAAATGGTTCACCCGCAACCATGTGGCGGGAAATTTCATCATGCTGGTGGTGCTGCTCGCGGGCTTCACCACTTGGTTCAAGCTGAAGAAGGAAATTTTCCCCGACATCGCCATCGACGCGGTCAACGTCAGCATCCCTTATCCGAACGCGACCCCGGAGGAAACCGAGCGCGGCGTGGTGATCCCGGTCGAGGAGGCGATCGCGGACTTGCAAGGGATCAAGAAAATCCGTGGCACCGGCTCGCAGAACATCGGCTCGGTGCTGGTGGAGGTAGAGACCGGCTACAATGTCCGCTCGGTGATGAGCGATGTGAAATCGCGCGTCGATGCGATCGATAATTTCCCCGAAGAGGCGGAGACACCGGTACTCGAGGAAATCCTCATCAAGAACCCGGTGATGAGCATCACCCTCACGGCGGACACCGATGAGGCCACCATGCGAAAGCTCGCCGAGCAGGTGCGCGACGATCTGCTCACCTACGAAGCACCCGCCGCCTCCAGCCTGCCGACATTTTTCGCGCGGGCATTCGGTGGCGCACCGAGGATCAGCCAGGTGGAGATCGCCGGGACTCGCCCATACGAGATTTCCATCGAGGTCTCCGAGGAAAAACTCCGCAAGCTCGGGCTGAAGCTTTCCGACATCGCCATGGCCGTGCGCGGCAGCACGCTCGATCTTCCCGGCGGCTCCGTCCGCACCGAGCGCGGCGAGGTGATCCTCCGCGCCCTCGGGAAGCGCTACGAGGCCAGCGAGCTGGCGGGCGTGCCCGTGACCACCCTCCCCGATGGCAGCGCGGTGCTGCTCGGCGATGTCGCGGTGCTGGTCGATGGTTTCGAGGACATCGACATCAGCAGCCGCTTCGATGGGAAAAACGCCGTGGTCATCAATGTCTTCCGCGTCGGCAGCGAGGACACGCTCGCGCTTTCCGAACTCGTCCGCAAATACGTGGCGGAGTCGAAGCAGCGCCTCCCGGAGGGCGTCACCCTCTCGATCTGGAACGACCAGAGCGTCTATCTGTTAGGCCGCCTCGACCTGCTGAAGCGCAACGCCATCACCGGCCTCATCCTCGTGCTCGCCGTGCTCACCCTTTTCCTCCGCCCCTCCCTCGCCCTGCTCGTCGCCATCGGCATCCCCATCTCCTTCGCAGGCGGGATCTGGCTGATGCCCTACATGGGCATCTCCATCAACATGATCTCGCTCTTCGCCTTCATCCTCGTGCTCGGCATCGTGGTGGATGACGCGATCGTCACCGGGGAGAACGTCTATCACCGCATCCAGCAGGGCGAGCACCCCAGCATCGCCGCATGGAAGGGCACCAGCGAGGTCGGCACCATCGTCGTCTTCGGCGTCCTCACCACCATGGTCGCCTTCACCCCCATGCTCGGCCTCAGCGGGGTCAGCGGGAAAATCTGGCCGAACATCCCGCTCGTCGTCATCCCCACGCTCCTGTTTTCCCTGCTCCAGTCGAAGTTCGTCCTGCCCGCCCACCTCGCGTTGCTATCGCCGCGCGACCGCTCGGAAAAACCCCGCTCCCGCTTTTTCCTCAGGCGCTGGCTCCACGGGCTATTGGCGCTCCAGCGAAAGATCGCCGATGGCCTCGAGCTCTTCGTGGAGAAAGTCTATCAGCCATCCCTGGGTTTCTCCCTGAAATGGCGGTATGTGACAGCAGCCACATTCCTCAGCGTCCTCGTCCTCACCCTCGCCGTCGTCGCAACCGGCCAGATCCAGTTCAGGTTTTTCCCCGATGTGGAGGGCGATATCCTCAGCGCCAAGGTGGAGCTGACCCAGGGCGTGCCTTTCGCGGAAACCGAAAAAACCGTCGAGCGGATCGAGGCGGCTGCCCTGGATCTTTCCGAAAAACACCAAACCAAAAGCGGTGGCGACATCCTCAGGCACGTCCTGACCAGCGCGGGCACACAACCGTTCCAGACCGGGGTCGCCGTCGGCGGCCCGCCGAGCGCGACGCACATCGGCGAGGTGACGCTGGAACTCGCCGCCGCCGATGACCGCAGCGCCAGCTCCGAGGAACTCGTCGCGGAATGGCGCAAGCTCGTCGGCACCCTCCCCGGAGTCGTCGAGCTCACGATCCAGGCGGAAACCGCGAACTCCGGCAACGCGATCGACGTGAACCTCACCGGCCCCAGCTTGGAGAAACTCATGGAGGCGACGGAATTCGCCAAGAAAGGCCTCGAAGGGTTCAGCGGGGTGATCGACATCTCGGACTCGAACCGCGCAGGGAAGGATGAACTCCGTTTCGACAAACTCACGCCCGCAGGCCGCGCGATGGGATTCCGCCTCGAGGACGTCGCCTCGCAGGTTCGCGATGCCTTCTACGGAAACGAGGTACAGCGCCTACAGCGCGGACGCGACGAGGTCAAAGTCATGGTGCGCTTCCCGAAAGACGACCGCAGGACCTTGGAAAGCCTCGAAACCATGAAAATCCGCACCCCGCAGGGCGACGAGGTGCCGCTCCTCCAGATCGTCACCCTGGAGCCGGGCCGCGGCCCCGCCGTCATCAACCGCACCGACCGCCAGCGCTCTATCAAGATCACCGCCGATGTCGAGCCGGGCGTGAACGCGAACGAGGTCGTCGCCGCTTTCACCGAAAAGATCCTCTCGGAAATCCCCCGGCGCTTCCCCGGGGTGCGCGCCACCTTCGAGGGCGAGCAGAAGGACCAGAACGACAGCGTCCGCGAGATCGGCATCGGTTTCCTCGCCTCGCTCGTCGGGATGTATGTGCTCATCGCCATCCCGCTGCGCTCCTACCTCCAGCCGCTCATCATCATGTCTGTCATCCCCTTCGGCCTCGTCGGCGCGATCTGGGGCCACGCGCTGCTCGGCATGAGTCTCAGCATCATGTCGATGTGCGGCTTGGTCGCGCTTGCCGGGGTGGTCGTCAACGACTCGCTGGTGATGGTCGATTACGTCAACCGCCACCGCGGCGAATCCGCCACCCTGCGCGAGGCCGCCATCGCCGCCGGCGGCCGCCGCTTCCGCGCCATCCTGCTCACCTCGCTCACCACGTTCGTGGGAATCATGCCGATGATCCTCGAAACGGATGTCCAGGCGAAGTTCCTCGTCCCCATGGCCGTTTCCCTCGCCTTCGGCATCCTCTTCGCCACCGTGATCACCCTTTACCTCGTCCCCGGAATCTACCTGATCCTGGAGGACGTGAAGAACCTACCCCAAAGGATCAGGAAGATCGTTCACCGGGCTTGA
- a CDS encoding phosphatidylserine/phosphatidylglycerophosphate/cardiolipin synthase family protein, translating into MHATPAKTLMRGLAIMSPALLCACGYLAGPGTQSSPPKAVALDPMMAGRALANTTVRSTVLAGVRQPITSARQGLAVFWHRPREIVAGNIPSGLAPLPQIPETPGSAAFERLLDEKGFPKAENGTLEWLVDGKEFFPELDRQIAAARKSVNVQIYIFDNDDIAVRYADKLRKRSQDVKVRVLYDDFGTSTGHLSSPLTQAPEGFEPPADMERYLADDSPLEVRMTLNPWLVADHTKLFVFDDRTAILGGMNIGREYFNEWHDLMVKVDGPVVAGLAGEFSRAWRLNGPWGDLALFSGRRNFPKPEAIPGGIPIRILRTDAGVGKHQIRDAHLLAIAGAKRRIFIENPYFANDEIMLAVRAAALRGVDVRVVFPAEGDSAIMDAGNLETARVLLEAGAKLYRYPRMTHMKVMVCDGWATAGSANLDTLSMRINRELNISISDAAEVDRLVSEVFTPDFARSRRITQRDVKSPASGIAEAIADQL; encoded by the coding sequence ATGCACGCCACTCCCGCCAAAACACTCATGCGCGGCCTGGCGATCATGTCGCCCGCGTTACTCTGCGCCTGCGGATACCTCGCGGGGCCGGGCACCCAAAGCTCCCCGCCGAAGGCGGTGGCGCTCGATCCGATGATGGCCGGAAGGGCTTTGGCGAACACGACAGTGCGGAGCACCGTCCTTGCCGGTGTCCGCCAGCCCATCACCAGCGCGCGGCAGGGCCTTGCCGTCTTCTGGCACCGCCCGCGTGAAATCGTTGCGGGAAACATTCCTTCCGGGCTCGCACCGCTTCCCCAGATCCCTGAAACGCCGGGTAGCGCGGCGTTCGAGAGGCTGCTGGACGAAAAGGGATTTCCAAAAGCCGAGAACGGCACGCTGGAATGGCTGGTGGACGGGAAGGAGTTTTTCCCGGAGCTGGACCGCCAGATCGCCGCCGCACGGAAATCGGTCAACGTGCAGATCTACATTTTCGACAACGACGACATCGCGGTGCGCTACGCGGACAAGCTCAGGAAGCGCTCGCAGGACGTGAAGGTGAGGGTCCTCTACGACGATTTCGGCACGTCCACGGGGCATCTCTCCAGCCCGCTGACACAGGCACCCGAAGGATTTGAGCCTCCTGCGGACATGGAGCGTTATCTCGCTGATGATTCCCCTCTGGAGGTTCGCATGACGCTCAATCCCTGGCTGGTCGCGGATCATACCAAGCTGTTTGTGTTCGATGACCGCACCGCCATCCTAGGTGGCATGAACATCGGCCGCGAGTACTTCAACGAGTGGCACGATCTCATGGTGAAGGTGGACGGACCGGTGGTCGCCGGCCTTGCGGGGGAATTCAGCCGGGCATGGAGACTCAACGGGCCGTGGGGGGATCTGGCGCTGTTTTCCGGAAGGCGCAACTTCCCGAAGCCCGAAGCGATCCCGGGCGGCATCCCCATCCGTATCCTGCGCACCGATGCAGGCGTGGGGAAACACCAGATCCGCGATGCGCACCTGCTCGCCATCGCCGGAGCGAAAAGGCGCATCTTCATCGAAAACCCGTATTTCGCCAACGACGAGATCATGCTCGCCGTGCGCGCTGCGGCTTTGCGTGGCGTCGATGTCAGGGTCGTTTTCCCGGCGGAGGGCGATTCGGCGATCATGGACGCGGGAAATTTGGAGACCGCAAGGGTGCTCCTCGAAGCCGGTGCAAAGCTCTACCGCTACCCGCGCATGACCCACATGAAGGTCATGGTCTGCGATGGCTGGGCGACGGCCGGCTCCGCCAACCTCGACACCCTGAGCATGCGCATCAACCGCGAACTGAACATTTCCATCTCCGATGCGGCGGAGGTGGACAGGTTGGTCTCTGAGGTTTTCACGCCCGACTTCGCCCGCTCGCGCCGGATCACGCAACGGGATGTGAAATCCCCCGCTTCAGGCATCGCGGAAGCCATCGCCGACCAGCTCTGA
- a CDS encoding PEP-CTERM sorting domain-containing protein (PEP-CTERM proteins occur, often in large numbers, in the proteomes of bacteria that also encode an exosortase, a predicted intramembrane cysteine proteinase. The presence of a PEP-CTERM domain at a protein's C-terminus predicts cleavage within the sorting domain, followed by covalent anchoring to some some component of the (usually Gram-negative) cell surface. Many PEP-CTERM proteins exhibit an unusual sequence composition that includes large numbers of potential glycosylation sites. Expression of one such protein has been shown restore the ability of a bacterium to form floc, a type of biofilm.): MVSNSIFYLDNVATDGILRVELSSSITQAMGFGLYAVDGLKAGVQDTGATNSFGAPANATVSMTTDSGFYVHQAARNNQSLADSVDDYETLYNYSVDNYRGLAQYQVTAAAGDYLAPVNNTGANAGGAVAAAFEAAAAVPEPSSIALLGLGGLALILRRRR, encoded by the coding sequence ATGGTTTCGAATTCGATCTTCTATCTCGACAACGTGGCGACTGACGGGATTCTCCGAGTCGAGTTGTCCAGCAGTATTACGCAAGCAATGGGGTTCGGTCTCTACGCGGTCGATGGACTGAAAGCCGGCGTGCAGGATACAGGTGCCACCAACTCTTTTGGCGCTCCGGCGAACGCCACAGTGTCCATGACAACGGACAGCGGGTTTTACGTTCATCAAGCTGCCCGCAACAACCAGTCGCTTGCAGACTCGGTAGATGATTATGAAACTCTTTATAATTACAGCGTTGATAACTATAGGGGCTTAGCGCAATATCAAGTGACAGCAGCGGCTGGCGATTATCTTGCGCCGGTAAACAATACCGGTGCGAACGCTGGAGGTGCCGTGGCGGCGGCCTTCGAGGCAGCAGCAGCCGTTCCAGAGCCAAGCTCAATCGCACTGCTAGGTCTTGGCGGACTTGCACTGATCCTGCGCCGCCGCCGCTAG
- a CDS encoding DUF1080 domain-containing protein has protein sequence MRTISRLRITLPILALCTATLTASAQDKEEGWTELFNGKDLTGWTACLGKGGDEKSQGTDKIFTVRDGVIHIYQGAEAGSKQSSANLYHESTWSNFRLQVEYRWLDRKFQPRTKDDRDAGILFHIHGDPKVVWPSSLEMQMGDGKIGSPYVSGDLFVLGATRADSASPDGKFDPDAKLVTRGGGAGGARAAVTVLAEKPHGEWNTSEIVVHGSEKAEFYLNGILVNVIHNMKFKDADGKWKPLGKGHISIQAEWAELEYRAVRVKEIKE, from the coding sequence ATGAGAACAATTTCAAGGCTCCGCATCACGCTCCCAATCCTCGCGCTCTGCACAGCAACCCTCACCGCCTCCGCCCAAGACAAGGAAGAAGGCTGGACCGAGCTTTTCAACGGCAAGGATCTCACCGGCTGGACCGCCTGCCTCGGAAAAGGGGGCGACGAGAAATCCCAAGGGACTGACAAGATTTTCACCGTCCGCGACGGGGTGATCCACATCTACCAAGGCGCGGAGGCGGGCTCGAAACAATCTAGCGCAAACCTCTACCACGAATCCACATGGTCGAACTTCCGCCTCCAGGTGGAATACCGCTGGCTCGACAGGAAATTCCAACCCCGCACCAAGGACGACCGCGATGCCGGCATCCTTTTCCACATCCACGGGGACCCGAAGGTCGTCTGGCCTTCATCCCTTGAGATGCAGATGGGCGATGGAAAAATCGGCTCGCCCTACGTCTCGGGCGATCTCTTCGTGCTCGGCGCCACCCGCGCGGACTCCGCATCGCCGGACGGGAAATTCGATCCGGATGCGAAGTTGGTCACACGCGGAGGCGGGGCCGGCGGGGCGCGCGCCGCCGTCACCGTGCTTGCCGAAAAGCCGCACGGCGAATGGAACACCTCCGAAATCGTCGTCCATGGCAGCGAGAAGGCCGAGTTCTACCTAAACGGCATCCTGGTCAACGTCATCCACAACATGAAATTCAAGGATGCCGACGGGAAATGGAAGCCCCTCGGAAAAGGCCACATCTCCATCCAGGCCGAATGGGCGGAGCTGGAATACCGCGCCGTGCGGGTGAAGGAGATCAAGGAGTGA